From Companilactobacillus heilongjiangensis, one genomic window encodes:
- a CDS encoding glycosyltransferase, translating into MMIKTGISTFDAVANFFLLMLIAYPILGSFCWLIGTICYQFLYAHRITKYKRIDKSMQPFVTIMIPAHNEEVMIADTINYLMTELNYSNYEVLVVDDGSTDDTPMILHGLMTQYSNLKVIRIEKNQGKAHAFNIGIAFTKGEFILSNDADSLPEPDAIWKYMNYFNTSDGQNIAAVTANMDVQNRDTIISKSQTVEFSSIVGIIKRSQVGVFGNMYAYSGANTMYRRDALIDVGLFRQDRATEDISIAWDHQTSGWSTVFAPNILFYMNVPDNLKSLYNQRKRWAKGGTEVWLTNFWKIVLHPFRYTRQIAFIIDQTFSITWSFFYFISLILFIGSVLSFLFTGDFRQVIFLFAMSFVFITFEMLAGIIQLGAALLVDEEGKKFKYLIFMPFYSLVYWQVNAFSVVTTFIPAVRTIMGHGSGTWVSPKRHKNIKSN; encoded by the coding sequence ATTATGATTAAAACTGGGATTTCCACCTTCGATGCCGTAGCTAACTTCTTTCTCTTAATGTTAATTGCGTATCCAATTTTGGGATCATTCTGCTGGTTAATAGGAACAATTTGTTACCAGTTCCTTTACGCCCACAGAATTACCAAGTACAAACGAATCGACAAGAGTATGCAGCCTTTTGTCACAATCATGATTCCAGCGCACAATGAGGAAGTTATGATTGCCGATACCATAAATTATTTGATGACTGAGTTGAATTACTCTAATTATGAAGTTCTGGTGGTTGACGATGGTTCAACTGACGATACCCCCATGATTCTTCACGGATTGATGACTCAATATTCCAATTTGAAAGTTATCCGAATCGAGAAGAATCAAGGTAAAGCTCATGCCTTTAACATTGGTATTGCCTTTACCAAAGGTGAATTTATCTTAAGTAATGATGCCGACTCCTTACCTGAACCAGATGCAATTTGGAAATACATGAACTACTTCAATACTTCCGATGGACAAAATATTGCGGCTGTTACTGCCAATATGGACGTGCAAAACCGTGATACCATCATTTCCAAATCACAAACTGTCGAGTTTTCCAGTATCGTGGGTATTATCAAACGTAGTCAAGTTGGGGTTTTCGGCAATATGTATGCATACAGTGGTGCCAATACCATGTATCGTCGTGACGCCTTGATTGATGTCGGTTTGTTCAGACAAGATCGGGCAACTGAAGATATCAGTATCGCTTGGGACCACCAAACTAGCGGGTGGTCAACTGTCTTTGCTCCAAATATTCTTTTCTACATGAATGTACCGGACAACTTGAAGAGCCTTTACAATCAAAGAAAACGTTGGGCCAAGGGTGGCACTGAAGTTTGGTTAACAAATTTTTGGAAAATTGTCCTACATCCCTTTAGGTATACTAGACAAATTGCCTTTATAATTGACCAAACATTCAGTATCACTTGGTCGTTCTTCTACTTTATCAGCTTGATTTTATTTATTGGATCAGTGCTTAGTTTCTTATTTACGGGTGATTTCCGGCAAGTGATTTTCCTATTCGCTATGTCATTTGTCTTCATCACATTTGAAATGTTGGCTGGAATTATCCAACTGGGGGCTGCCTTATTGGTAGATGAAGAGGGTAAAAAATTTAAATATCTCATATTTATGCCGTTTTACTCCCTAGTCTATTGGCAAGTTAACGCCTTTTCAGTTGTGACAACGTTTATTCCTGCTGTTAGAACAATTATGGGACATGGTTCAGGAACTTGGGTCAGCCCTAAACGTCATAAGAATATTAAAAGCAATTAG